Proteins encoded within one genomic window of Gadus macrocephalus chromosome 18, ASM3116895v1:
- the asah2 gene encoding neutral ceramidase isoform X1, whose amino-acid sequence MDVRRVLCCGLSCLLVFKVLIFLTVAAVTVTLITLLTQAITYPYPTVPHQDPPYLIGVGRADCTGPPADIPLMGYAVPQQTAAGIHTRLFSRAFIVDDGHKRVVFITADIGMVSQRLRLEVLKALQVKYGTLYRQDNVVLSGTHTHGGPAGYFQYTLFIITSKGYVKPAVKALVDGIVQSVDRAHRSIRPGRIYMSQGALEDSSLNRSPQSYLNNPQKERDRYETNTDKQVVVLKLTDLDGDGVGMLSWFAVHAVSMNYTNQMISSDNMGYAAYLLEQDKNRGSLPGKGPFVAGFSSSNLGDVSPNTRGPVCANTGLPCDYLNSSCPIGGTKMCQAYGPGEDMFESTRLIGHNIYKKAKELYGKADWEVTGFLHAAHQWVNMTDVTVQINSTHTARTCKPALGHSFAAGTTDGGGDLNFTQGAVEGDPFWDGIRNALVGEPSNETQECHRPKPILFSTGEMSWPVPWHPEIVDVQIITIGSVAVVAVPGEMTTMSGRRIREAIKQELDSGSSFEDTTVVIAGLSNTYTHYITTYEEYQIQRYEGASTIYGPHTLGAYLQKYTNLARAIAQGTESELQRGPEPPYFANLPNLLPAAPVDKKPVNSSFGQVLEQVLPVYRVGDVVSVTFVAGNPRHSGDIRDKTFLTVEVFQNTSSSWEVVHTDASWETRFHWVKGSNRESNATVEWHIPASAQQGSYRIQHFGHYKKMVGFRPLITAYQGSSEVFAVSHTYYY is encoded by the exons ATGGATGTGCGGCGCGTACTGTGCTGTGGTCTCTCTTGTCTATTGGTGTTCAAGGTGCTCATATTCCTCACCGTTGCCGCTGTCACTGTGACATTGATCACACTCTTGACTCAGGCAATCACat ACCCATACCCAACCGTTccccaccaggacccccccTACCTGATCGGGGTGGGTCGCGCCGATTGTACTGGACCTCCTGCTGATATCCCTCTG aTGGGCTATGCTGTTCCCCAGCAGACAGCGGCCGGCATCCACACCCGTCTGTTCAGCAGGGCCTTCATCGTGGACGACGGGCATAAGAGGGTGGTCTTCATCACCGCCGATATCGGGATGGTTTCTCAGAGGCTGAGACTTgag GTGCTGAAGGCCCTTCAGGTGAAGTATGGGACCCTGTATCGCCAGGACAACGTGGTTCTGAGTGGGACCCACACCCATGGGGGTCCGGCCGGATACTTCCAGTACACCTTGTTCATCATCACCAGCAAGGGCTACGTCAAGCCCGCCGTCAAGGCCCTGGTGGACGGCAtcgtccag AGCGTAGACAGAGCCCACCGCAGCATCAGGCCGGGCCGGATCTACATGAGCCAAGGAGCCCTGGAGGACAGCAGCCTGAACAGGAGCCCCCAGTCCTACCTCAACAACCCCCAGAAGGAGAGGGACAG GTATGAAACAAATACGGACAAACAGGTGGTGGTGCTCAAGCTGACGGATCTGGACGGAGATGGTGTTGGTATGCTGAG CTGGTTCGCTGTCCACGCTGTCAGTATGAATTACACCAATCAGATGATCAGCAGCGACAACATGGGATACGCCGCCTACCTGTTAGAACAGGACAAGAACAGAGGGTCCTTACCTGGAaag GGTCCGTTTGTGGCTGGGTTTTCCTCCAGTAACCTTGGCGACGTCAGTCCCAACACCAGAGGCCCGGTGTGTGCCAACACTGGTCTGCCCTGCGACTACCTCAACAGCTCCTGTCCTATAGGAGGG acaAAGATGTGTCAAGCATATGGCCCGGGTGAGGACATGTTTGAAAGCACCCGACTCATAGGACACAACATCTACAAGAAGGCCAAG GAACTGTATGGTAAGGCAGACTGGGAAGTGACAGGGTTTCTGCATGCTGCTCATCAGTGGGTCAACATGACTGATGTCACCGTACAGATCAACTCAACACATACG GCCAGGACCTGTAAACCTGCGCTGGGCCACAGCTTCGCTGCAGGGACCACAGACGGAGGAGGGGACCTGAACTTCACCCAGG gggcggTGGAAGGCGACCCCTTCTGGGATGGTATAAGGAATGCCCTGGTGGGAGAACCATCCAATGAGACGCAAGAATGCCACCGACCCAAACCCATCTTGTTCAGCACCGGAGAG ATGTCCTGGCCCGTTCCCTGGCATCCTGAAATAGTGGACGTACAGATCATCACTATCGGCTCTGTTGCAGTGGTTGCCGTGCCGGGAGAGATGAC AACCATGTCAGGGAGAAGAATACGAGAGGCCATCAAACAG gAGCTGGATTCTGGAAGTTCCTTTGAAGACACAACGGTGGTCATCGCAGGCCTGAgtaacacctacacacactacaTCACAACGTACGAAGAGTaccag ATCCAGAGGTACGAAGGGGCGTCGACCATCTACGGCCCGCACACGCTGGGTGCATACCTGCAGAAATACACAAACCTGGCCAGGGCCATCGCACAG GGTACGGAGTCAGAGCTCCAGAGGGGCCCTGAGCCTCCGTACTTTGCCAACCTGCCCAACTTGCTGCCTGCTGCGCCCGTAGACAAGAAACCAGTCAACAGCAGCTTTGGACAAGTGCTGGAACAAGTGCTGCCTGTTTACAGAGTg GGTGACGTAGTCTCTGTCACGTTTGTAGCAGGAAACCCCAGGCATTCTGGTGACATA AGAGACAAGACCTTTCTCACAGTGGAGGTGTTCCAGAACACCTCCTCAAGCTGGGAGGTGGTTCACactgatgcatcatgggaaaccAG gttCCACTGGGTAAAGGGTTCAAACCGAGAGAGCAACGCCACGGTGGAGTGGCACATCCCCGCCTCGGCCCAGCAGGGCTCCTACAGGATCCAGCACTTCGGACACTATAAGAAGATGGTCGGCTTCCGGCCCCTCATCACAGCTTACCAGGGCAGCTCTGAGGTCTTCGCCGTCTCACACACATATTACTACTGA
- the asah2 gene encoding neutral ceramidase isoform X2, translating into MGYAVPQQTAAGIHTRLFSRAFIVDDGHKRVVFITADIGMVSQRLRLEVLKALQVKYGTLYRQDNVVLSGTHTHGGPAGYFQYTLFIITSKGYVKPAVKALVDGIVQSVDRAHRSIRPGRIYMSQGALEDSSLNRSPQSYLNNPQKERDRYETNTDKQVVVLKLTDLDGDGVGMLSWFAVHAVSMNYTNQMISSDNMGYAAYLLEQDKNRGSLPGKGPFVAGFSSSNLGDVSPNTRGPVCANTGLPCDYLNSSCPIGGTKMCQAYGPGEDMFESTRLIGHNIYKKAKELYGKADWEVTGFLHAAHQWVNMTDVTVQINSTHTARTCKPALGHSFAAGTTDGGGDLNFTQGAVEGDPFWDGIRNALVGEPSNETQECHRPKPILFSTGEMSWPVPWHPEIVDVQIITIGSVAVVAVPGEMTTMSGRRIREAIKQELDSGSSFEDTTVVIAGLSNTYTHYITTYEEYQIQRYEGASTIYGPHTLGAYLQKYTNLARAIAQGTESELQRGPEPPYFANLPNLLPAAPVDKKPVNSSFGQVLEQVLPVYRVGDVVSVTFVAGNPRHSGDIRDKTFLTVEVFQNTSSSWEVVHTDASWETRFHWVKGSNRESNATVEWHIPASAQQGSYRIQHFGHYKKMVGFRPLITAYQGSSEVFAVSHTYYY; encoded by the exons aTGGGCTATGCTGTTCCCCAGCAGACAGCGGCCGGCATCCACACCCGTCTGTTCAGCAGGGCCTTCATCGTGGACGACGGGCATAAGAGGGTGGTCTTCATCACCGCCGATATCGGGATGGTTTCTCAGAGGCTGAGACTTgag GTGCTGAAGGCCCTTCAGGTGAAGTATGGGACCCTGTATCGCCAGGACAACGTGGTTCTGAGTGGGACCCACACCCATGGGGGTCCGGCCGGATACTTCCAGTACACCTTGTTCATCATCACCAGCAAGGGCTACGTCAAGCCCGCCGTCAAGGCCCTGGTGGACGGCAtcgtccag AGCGTAGACAGAGCCCACCGCAGCATCAGGCCGGGCCGGATCTACATGAGCCAAGGAGCCCTGGAGGACAGCAGCCTGAACAGGAGCCCCCAGTCCTACCTCAACAACCCCCAGAAGGAGAGGGACAG GTATGAAACAAATACGGACAAACAGGTGGTGGTGCTCAAGCTGACGGATCTGGACGGAGATGGTGTTGGTATGCTGAG CTGGTTCGCTGTCCACGCTGTCAGTATGAATTACACCAATCAGATGATCAGCAGCGACAACATGGGATACGCCGCCTACCTGTTAGAACAGGACAAGAACAGAGGGTCCTTACCTGGAaag GGTCCGTTTGTGGCTGGGTTTTCCTCCAGTAACCTTGGCGACGTCAGTCCCAACACCAGAGGCCCGGTGTGTGCCAACACTGGTCTGCCCTGCGACTACCTCAACAGCTCCTGTCCTATAGGAGGG acaAAGATGTGTCAAGCATATGGCCCGGGTGAGGACATGTTTGAAAGCACCCGACTCATAGGACACAACATCTACAAGAAGGCCAAG GAACTGTATGGTAAGGCAGACTGGGAAGTGACAGGGTTTCTGCATGCTGCTCATCAGTGGGTCAACATGACTGATGTCACCGTACAGATCAACTCAACACATACG GCCAGGACCTGTAAACCTGCGCTGGGCCACAGCTTCGCTGCAGGGACCACAGACGGAGGAGGGGACCTGAACTTCACCCAGG gggcggTGGAAGGCGACCCCTTCTGGGATGGTATAAGGAATGCCCTGGTGGGAGAACCATCCAATGAGACGCAAGAATGCCACCGACCCAAACCCATCTTGTTCAGCACCGGAGAG ATGTCCTGGCCCGTTCCCTGGCATCCTGAAATAGTGGACGTACAGATCATCACTATCGGCTCTGTTGCAGTGGTTGCCGTGCCGGGAGAGATGAC AACCATGTCAGGGAGAAGAATACGAGAGGCCATCAAACAG gAGCTGGATTCTGGAAGTTCCTTTGAAGACACAACGGTGGTCATCGCAGGCCTGAgtaacacctacacacactacaTCACAACGTACGAAGAGTaccag ATCCAGAGGTACGAAGGGGCGTCGACCATCTACGGCCCGCACACGCTGGGTGCATACCTGCAGAAATACACAAACCTGGCCAGGGCCATCGCACAG GGTACGGAGTCAGAGCTCCAGAGGGGCCCTGAGCCTCCGTACTTTGCCAACCTGCCCAACTTGCTGCCTGCTGCGCCCGTAGACAAGAAACCAGTCAACAGCAGCTTTGGACAAGTGCTGGAACAAGTGCTGCCTGTTTACAGAGTg GGTGACGTAGTCTCTGTCACGTTTGTAGCAGGAAACCCCAGGCATTCTGGTGACATA AGAGACAAGACCTTTCTCACAGTGGAGGTGTTCCAGAACACCTCCTCAAGCTGGGAGGTGGTTCACactgatgcatcatgggaaaccAG gttCCACTGGGTAAAGGGTTCAAACCGAGAGAGCAACGCCACGGTGGAGTGGCACATCCCCGCCTCGGCCCAGCAGGGCTCCTACAGGATCCAGCACTTCGGACACTATAAGAAGATGGTCGGCTTCCGGCCCCTCATCACAGCTTACCAGGGCAGCTCTGAGGTCTTCGCCGTCTCACACACATATTACTACTGA
- the a1cf gene encoding APOBEC1 complementation factor isoform X1, translating to MESNQKAGDDLAGTQKEVALRALIQRTGYQLLQENGQRRFGGPPPGWEGPPPERGSEIFVGKLPRDLFEDELVPLCEKFGKVYEVRMMMDFNGNNRGYAFVTFHTKQEAKTAMKQLNNYEIRNGRLLGVCASVDNCRLFVGGIPKTKKREEILTEMRKVTDGVIEVIVYPSAADKTKNRGFAFVEYESHRAAAMARRKLLPGRIQLWGHAIAVDWAEPEVEVDEDTMATVKILYIRNLMLQTAEETIEKEFNSIKPGSVERVKKIRDYAFVHFTLREDAITAMNALNGKLIEGSPIEVTLAKPVDKDSYVRYTRGTGGRGSSLHQTDYTAYAVGQVYDPTAAYLGAPVFYAPQAYAAVPSQFRFPPSKAPIGGRGLIRPPSVREIYMTVPVGAAGVRGLGGRGYLAYAAAGGVGGVGRMVAPGGGMGAAYGLKADKRAEDKLYDLLPGMELTPLNPSAMGLKLPEIKHPPQVLEEVCQKNNWGQPVYQLHSAISPDQRQLFLYKVTIPALATQYPNVHPFTPSKLCSAVDEAKVHAAEHALQTLGLPTEGAADLAAANAGVTSVAFPGYPLATPSTTAQLKQAVSLGQDLMAYTTYEGYPAFAMATRHADGYGVF from the exons ATGGAATCCAATCAGAAAGCAGGGGATGACCTGGCCGGGACCCAGAAGGAGGTGGCCCTCAGGGCCCTGATACAACGCACAGGATATCAGctgctccag GAGAACGGCCAGCGGCGGTTTGGAGGGCCCCCGCCGGGCTGGGAGGGGCCCCCACCAGAGAGGGGCAGTGAGATCTTCGTTGGGAAGCTCCCCAGAGACCTGTTTGAGGACGAACTGGTGCCTCTCTGTGAGAAG TTTGGTAAGGTGTATgaggtgaggatgatgatggacTTCAACGGGAACAACAGGGGCTATGCCTTCGTCACCTTCCACACCAAACAGGAAGCCAAGACAGCCATGAAGCAGCTCAATAACTATGAGATCAG GAACGGCCGTCTCCTGGGCGTGTGCGCCAGCGTGGACAACTGCCGCCTCTTCGTGGGCGGCATCCCCAAGACCAAGAAGCGCGAGGAGATCCTGACGGAGATGAGGAAGGTGACGGACGGCGTCATAGAGGTCATCGTCTACCCCAGCGCCGCCGACAAGACCAAGAACCGAGGCTTCGCCTTTGTGGAGTACGAGAGCCACCGGGCCGCCGCCATGGCGCGCCGCAAACTGCTGCCAG GCCGCATTCAGCTGTGGGGCCACGCTATCGCCGTGGACTGGGCGGAgccagaggtggaggtggacgaGGACACCATGGCAACCGTCAAGATCCTGTACATCAGGAACCTGATGCTGCAGACCGCAGAGGAGACCATAGAGAAGGAGTTTAACAGCATCAAGCCAG GGTCCGTGGAGCGCGTGAAGAAGATCCGAGACTACGCCTTCGTCCACTTCACCCTGCGGGAGGACGCCATCACCGCTATGAACGCCCTCAACGGGAAG ctgATCGAGGGATCCCCCATCGAGGTGACCCTGGCCAAGCCCGTGGACAAGGACAGCTACGTGCGCTACACCCGCGGCaccggggggcggggcagctCGCTGCACCAGACCGACTACACCGCCTACGCCGTGGGACAG gtgtaCGACCCCACCGCGGCCTACCTGGGCGCGCCCGTGTTCTACGCCCCCCAGGCGTACGCGGCCGTGCCCAGTCAGTTCCGCTTCCCGCCCTCCAAGGCCCCCatcggggggcggggcctcatcAGACCGCCCTCCGTCAGAG AAATTTACATGACTGTACCTGTAGGGGCTGCTGGGGTGCGGGgtctgggggggcggggctacctGGCCTACGCCGCCGCGGGGGGCGTGGGCGGCGTGGGGCGCATGGTGGCGCCCGGCGGGGGCATGGGCGCCGCCTACGGGCTGAAGGCGGACAAGCGGGCGGAGGACAAGCTGTACGACCTGCTGCCCGGCATGGAGCTCACCCCCTTGAACCCCTCCGCCATGGGCCTCAAGCTCCCCGAGATAAAGCACCCGCCACAG gtgctggaggaggtgtgTCAGAAGAACAACTGGGGCCAGCCCGTCTACCAGCTGCACTCGGCCATCAGCCCTGACCAGAGGCAGCTGTTCCTCTATAAGGTCACCATCCCCGCCCTCGCCACGCAGTACCCCAACGT CCATCCGTTCACCCCTTCTAAGCTGTGCAGTGCTGTAGACGAGGCCAAGGTGCACGCAGCGGAGCATGCGCTGCAGACCCTGGGCCTGCCAACAGAGGGCGCTGCCGACCTCGCTGCCGCCAACGCTGGCGTAACTTCAGTGGCCTTCCCAG GCTACCCCTTggccaccccctccaccacggccCAGCTGAAGCAGGCGGTGTCTCTGGGCCAGGACCTCATGGCCTACACCACCTACGAGGGATACCCCGCCTTCGCCATGGCAACCCGCCACGCTGACGGATATGGGGTGTTCTGA
- the a1cf gene encoding APOBEC1 complementation factor isoform X2 gives MESNQKAGDDLAGTQKEVALRALIQRTGYQLLQENGQRRFGGPPPGWEGPPPERGSEIFVGKLPRDLFEDELVPLCEKFGKVYEVRMMMDFNGNNRGYAFVTFHTKQEAKTAMKQLNNYEIRNGRLLGVCASVDNCRLFVGGIPKTKKREEILTEMRKVTDGVIEVIVYPSAADKTKNRGFAFVEYESHRAAAMARRKLLPGRIQLWGHAIAVDWAEPEVEVDEDTMATVKILYIRNLMLQTAEETIEKEFNSIKPGSVERVKKIRDYAFVHFTLREDAITAMNALNGKLIEGSPIEVTLAKPVDKDSYVRYTRGTGGRGSSLHQTDYTAYAVGQVYDPTAAYLGAPVFYAPQAYAAVPSQFRFPPSKAPIGGRGLIRPPSVRGAAGVRGLGGRGYLAYAAAGGVGGVGRMVAPGGGMGAAYGLKADKRAEDKLYDLLPGMELTPLNPSAMGLKLPEIKHPPQVLEEVCQKNNWGQPVYQLHSAISPDQRQLFLYKVTIPALATQYPNVHPFTPSKLCSAVDEAKVHAAEHALQTLGLPTEGAADLAAANAGVTSVAFPGYPLATPSTTAQLKQAVSLGQDLMAYTTYEGYPAFAMATRHADGYGVF, from the exons ATGGAATCCAATCAGAAAGCAGGGGATGACCTGGCCGGGACCCAGAAGGAGGTGGCCCTCAGGGCCCTGATACAACGCACAGGATATCAGctgctccag GAGAACGGCCAGCGGCGGTTTGGAGGGCCCCCGCCGGGCTGGGAGGGGCCCCCACCAGAGAGGGGCAGTGAGATCTTCGTTGGGAAGCTCCCCAGAGACCTGTTTGAGGACGAACTGGTGCCTCTCTGTGAGAAG TTTGGTAAGGTGTATgaggtgaggatgatgatggacTTCAACGGGAACAACAGGGGCTATGCCTTCGTCACCTTCCACACCAAACAGGAAGCCAAGACAGCCATGAAGCAGCTCAATAACTATGAGATCAG GAACGGCCGTCTCCTGGGCGTGTGCGCCAGCGTGGACAACTGCCGCCTCTTCGTGGGCGGCATCCCCAAGACCAAGAAGCGCGAGGAGATCCTGACGGAGATGAGGAAGGTGACGGACGGCGTCATAGAGGTCATCGTCTACCCCAGCGCCGCCGACAAGACCAAGAACCGAGGCTTCGCCTTTGTGGAGTACGAGAGCCACCGGGCCGCCGCCATGGCGCGCCGCAAACTGCTGCCAG GCCGCATTCAGCTGTGGGGCCACGCTATCGCCGTGGACTGGGCGGAgccagaggtggaggtggacgaGGACACCATGGCAACCGTCAAGATCCTGTACATCAGGAACCTGATGCTGCAGACCGCAGAGGAGACCATAGAGAAGGAGTTTAACAGCATCAAGCCAG GGTCCGTGGAGCGCGTGAAGAAGATCCGAGACTACGCCTTCGTCCACTTCACCCTGCGGGAGGACGCCATCACCGCTATGAACGCCCTCAACGGGAAG ctgATCGAGGGATCCCCCATCGAGGTGACCCTGGCCAAGCCCGTGGACAAGGACAGCTACGTGCGCTACACCCGCGGCaccggggggcggggcagctCGCTGCACCAGACCGACTACACCGCCTACGCCGTGGGACAG gtgtaCGACCCCACCGCGGCCTACCTGGGCGCGCCCGTGTTCTACGCCCCCCAGGCGTACGCGGCCGTGCCCAGTCAGTTCCGCTTCCCGCCCTCCAAGGCCCCCatcggggggcggggcctcatcAGACCGCCCTCCGTCAGAG GGGCTGCTGGGGTGCGGGgtctgggggggcggggctacctGGCCTACGCCGCCGCGGGGGGCGTGGGCGGCGTGGGGCGCATGGTGGCGCCCGGCGGGGGCATGGGCGCCGCCTACGGGCTGAAGGCGGACAAGCGGGCGGAGGACAAGCTGTACGACCTGCTGCCCGGCATGGAGCTCACCCCCTTGAACCCCTCCGCCATGGGCCTCAAGCTCCCCGAGATAAAGCACCCGCCACAG gtgctggaggaggtgtgTCAGAAGAACAACTGGGGCCAGCCCGTCTACCAGCTGCACTCGGCCATCAGCCCTGACCAGAGGCAGCTGTTCCTCTATAAGGTCACCATCCCCGCCCTCGCCACGCAGTACCCCAACGT CCATCCGTTCACCCCTTCTAAGCTGTGCAGTGCTGTAGACGAGGCCAAGGTGCACGCAGCGGAGCATGCGCTGCAGACCCTGGGCCTGCCAACAGAGGGCGCTGCCGACCTCGCTGCCGCCAACGCTGGCGTAACTTCAGTGGCCTTCCCAG GCTACCCCTTggccaccccctccaccacggccCAGCTGAAGCAGGCGGTGTCTCTGGGCCAGGACCTCATGGCCTACACCACCTACGAGGGATACCCCGCCTTCGCCATGGCAACCCGCCACGCTGACGGATATGGGGTGTTCTGA
- the a1cf gene encoding APOBEC1 complementation factor isoform X3 has protein sequence MESNQKAGDDLAGTQKEVALRALIQRTGYQLLQENGQRRFGGPPPGWEGPPPERGSEIFVGKLPRDLFEDELVPLCEKFGKVYEVRMMMDFNGNNRGYAFVTFHTKQEAKTAMKQLNNYEIRNGRLLGVCASVDNCRLFVGGIPKTKKREEILTEMRKVTDGVIEVIVYPSAADKTKNRGFAFVEYESHRAAAMARRKLLPGRIQLWGHAIAVDWAEPEVEVDEDTMATVKILYIRNLMLQTAEETIEKEFNSIKPGSVERVKKIRDYAFVHFTLREDAITAMNALNGKLIEGSPIEVTLAKPVDKDSYVRYTRGTGGRGSSLHQTDYTAYAVGQVYDPTAAYLGAPVFYAPQAYAAVPSQFRFPPSKAPIGGRGLIRPPSVREIYMTVPVGAAGVRGLGGRGYLAYAAAGGVGGVGRMVAPGGGMGAAYGLKADKRAEDKLYDLLPGMELTPLNPSAMGLKLPEIKHPPQVLEEVCQKNNWGQPVYQLHSAISPDQRQLFLYKVTIPALATQYPNVHPFTPSKLCSAVDEAKVHAAEHALQTLGLPTEGAADLAAANAGVTSVAFPGM, from the exons ATGGAATCCAATCAGAAAGCAGGGGATGACCTGGCCGGGACCCAGAAGGAGGTGGCCCTCAGGGCCCTGATACAACGCACAGGATATCAGctgctccag GAGAACGGCCAGCGGCGGTTTGGAGGGCCCCCGCCGGGCTGGGAGGGGCCCCCACCAGAGAGGGGCAGTGAGATCTTCGTTGGGAAGCTCCCCAGAGACCTGTTTGAGGACGAACTGGTGCCTCTCTGTGAGAAG TTTGGTAAGGTGTATgaggtgaggatgatgatggacTTCAACGGGAACAACAGGGGCTATGCCTTCGTCACCTTCCACACCAAACAGGAAGCCAAGACAGCCATGAAGCAGCTCAATAACTATGAGATCAG GAACGGCCGTCTCCTGGGCGTGTGCGCCAGCGTGGACAACTGCCGCCTCTTCGTGGGCGGCATCCCCAAGACCAAGAAGCGCGAGGAGATCCTGACGGAGATGAGGAAGGTGACGGACGGCGTCATAGAGGTCATCGTCTACCCCAGCGCCGCCGACAAGACCAAGAACCGAGGCTTCGCCTTTGTGGAGTACGAGAGCCACCGGGCCGCCGCCATGGCGCGCCGCAAACTGCTGCCAG GCCGCATTCAGCTGTGGGGCCACGCTATCGCCGTGGACTGGGCGGAgccagaggtggaggtggacgaGGACACCATGGCAACCGTCAAGATCCTGTACATCAGGAACCTGATGCTGCAGACCGCAGAGGAGACCATAGAGAAGGAGTTTAACAGCATCAAGCCAG GGTCCGTGGAGCGCGTGAAGAAGATCCGAGACTACGCCTTCGTCCACTTCACCCTGCGGGAGGACGCCATCACCGCTATGAACGCCCTCAACGGGAAG ctgATCGAGGGATCCCCCATCGAGGTGACCCTGGCCAAGCCCGTGGACAAGGACAGCTACGTGCGCTACACCCGCGGCaccggggggcggggcagctCGCTGCACCAGACCGACTACACCGCCTACGCCGTGGGACAG gtgtaCGACCCCACCGCGGCCTACCTGGGCGCGCCCGTGTTCTACGCCCCCCAGGCGTACGCGGCCGTGCCCAGTCAGTTCCGCTTCCCGCCCTCCAAGGCCCCCatcggggggcggggcctcatcAGACCGCCCTCCGTCAGAG AAATTTACATGACTGTACCTGTAGGGGCTGCTGGGGTGCGGGgtctgggggggcggggctacctGGCCTACGCCGCCGCGGGGGGCGTGGGCGGCGTGGGGCGCATGGTGGCGCCCGGCGGGGGCATGGGCGCCGCCTACGGGCTGAAGGCGGACAAGCGGGCGGAGGACAAGCTGTACGACCTGCTGCCCGGCATGGAGCTCACCCCCTTGAACCCCTCCGCCATGGGCCTCAAGCTCCCCGAGATAAAGCACCCGCCACAG gtgctggaggaggtgtgTCAGAAGAACAACTGGGGCCAGCCCGTCTACCAGCTGCACTCGGCCATCAGCCCTGACCAGAGGCAGCTGTTCCTCTATAAGGTCACCATCCCCGCCCTCGCCACGCAGTACCCCAACGT CCATCCGTTCACCCCTTCTAAGCTGTGCAGTGCTGTAGACGAGGCCAAGGTGCACGCAGCGGAGCATGCGCTGCAGACCCTGGGCCTGCCAACAGAGGGCGCTGCCGACCTCGCTGCCGCCAACGCTGGCGTAACTTCAGTGGCCTTCCCAGGTATGTGA